CTGTCACGGGTGGCAATGTCTCGCTCCAGCTGTTGCAACGTCAGTCCTTCAGAGGGGTCCAGTTCTTTGAAGCGGCGAAGCGCACGCTCTTCCACACTGGCAGTCATAAAGATTTTCACTTCCGCATCGGGCAATACTGTCGTTCCGATATCGCGTCCATCCATAACGACGCCCTTGCGCAAAGCCATTTGCCGCTGAGTATCCACTAATTGCGTACGCAGCCCCTCGATTTGCGCATATCGGGACACGATTCCCGTCACTTCACGGGAGCGGATTTCCGAGGTTACTTCTTCCCCATTACAGAACACTTTCTGTCCGTCGGGATCCGGTTGTAAATCAATGACCAGCTTTTGGGCTTCCTGAAGTACCTGTGTCACTTCTTCTGGCGCAATATCTTTCCGAAGCATGTGCAAGGTTACCGCACGGTACATTGCGCCTGTATCGACGTATACATACGCGAGCGCCTCTGCAACCAATCGGGCCACCGTGCTTTTCCCGGCACCGGCAGGTCCGTCAATTGCAACGTTCATTTTCCCGTTCTCTGATGTGTTCTGGCTTGCCAACGGGGCATTCCTCCTCAAACGATAAACCTCAATAAAAAAACAGGCATTGCCTGCATCGTGAAAATTATACCACACTCTACACATGGATGCAAAAACAGACAAATCAGCGCTGCTCGTACTCATTCACCGTTTGCAATTGAATTGGCGTTCCTTCCAGACGATCAACTGTGGTCAAATTCTTTTTAAAGCCTGGTACCAACAGCAGTAATTGATACACCACAAGCAGGATCAAAAGGGCTGTAATCAGAATCGTAACCCTTCGCTCCATTCGTCTGGAGAAAACATAATAAAGTCGTTCATATCTGCGGGTTGCATGACGATGATTCATGGCAATTCCTCCGTTTTTTACATTACGGTGCCCGCAGTTCCCTCTATTTATGCCACAACATTCCTATTTCGTGCGATAGTCCAGTTGCCGTTCGAAACAAAACTTGATAATTTTCTGGCGCTCCGAATCTGAGATCTGCACAAATTTCAGCATGCATAGTTGTCTGCCGGTTTCCAGGGTTTTGATCCGCACAACTTCAGCTTCAAAATTCACATGTTCAATGATTGAATTCCGGTACGGAACAAGCAACCAGCATTTCAATTTTTGACCTTCAGCTATTGAAAACCCCGCTTCGCCGTAGATGGACAATCCACCGCCACCGATATCTTCAGTCAATCCAACGGCACGGGTCAGATCTTCACTCTGGATGGCCAATTCGAGGTTTGCATGAACACGAAGAAAGCTACGACGTTGTATTTTGGAAATATCGCTCGAAAGAGGTTTACGGATACGAACAAGACGAACCACATCTTCTTCAAATCCTGTAACAAAGGTATTAAAATAATGCCGGACTCCATCCTCCGTAATATATGAAATAGACAATTCTTCTCCGAAAAAGAGCCTTTTCAGACGGCTGCTTCCTTGTTGCATCGGAACTTCGATCAGAAAACTGCTTTCATCCATGTCTGCAATGCGTGATTTGTACTCTTTGTGTTCCTCTTTTTCATCTGCAGAAGCAATCTGGATGTATAAAATTTCATTTATTTTAGGAAACAAGCTGTTCACCGCCACTTTATGTATTTATCTTCGTATGTACAAGGACTATTATACCATGACCTTTCTCACATTGAACAAGAAAAAAACAGACCACATCGTGGTCTGCCGCAATTATTCGCTCAACTTAAAATTGAGATTATTCATCTTTTTATGAGGTTGCATTGACCGGTTTGATCTCTTCAACCGCTTCTTCTATTCCTGTATTCGCATTAATGTATATCCGGTAACGAGAACCGTTAATTTTCCCTCCGAATTCATAACACAATACTTCTTTGCTGTAATCATTCTCAATCAGGGATTTGCGTACATAATTTTCTTCAAAGTCCGAGTTGAGCTTTTGACGTGCCTGCTGCTCCGTAAGTGTTGCTTTCGGAATTTTGCGCTTGTCATTATGTTCGTAGACAAAGTCACTCGCCTGAAATCCGGTTACTTCTCCTGTGTCCAGTCCTACACGAACTGACATTTTCTCAGGATAGATCAGGGTGTCCCCTTGCTTACGCACATAAGTAAGGTTACCCAGATTACCAAATTCATCGTAATTGACGGCCTTCATATCTTTGTAGCCTTTATTCGTTAGAAATTGATCTGCTTTTGCCATGGCATCCTGACGAGATACTTTTTTGGTTCCAATCGGACGTGTATCACTGTAAGAGATAAGCATCCCCCCATTACGGGTGAAATCCATCATCAGTTTGCCATTGTTGGCATGATCGACCGTCGCAGTATACGATTCCCAGTCTGTTCCTTTACCGTTTTCCTGCACTTTGATTTTGCTGCTGTCCGCATCAGAGAATTTTGCAGCCTTGCTCTGAATCTGTTCTTTGGTCACCGGCATGCCATCCAGTTTCTTGACTGTTCGTTTTGCATAGATATTCGATACGGAA
The window above is part of the Paenibacillus sp. 1781tsa1 genome. Proteins encoded here:
- the ypeB gene encoding germination protein YpeB, yielding MYKRLSSVMFPIFAVLLVGALVWGYQENQEKNAILIKAENQYQRAFHDLSFHMDKLHSEIGNTLAVHSTSQGMHRKGLMNVWRLTSEAQNEINQLPLTMLPFNETEEFLSRISNFAYRASMRDLTNEPLSEKEMGNLKKLYQNSSEITKNLQDVQQKVLTDRLRWMDAETAMATQEQTMDNTIVDGFRTVNKKVQEYPELDWGPSVSNIYAKRTVKKLDGMPVTKEQIQSKAAKFSDADSSKIKVQENGKGTDWESYTATVDHANNGKLMMDFTRNGGMLISYSDTRPIGTKKVSRQDAMAKADQFLTNKGYKDMKAVNYDEFGNLGNLTYVRKQGDTLIYPEKMSVRVGLDTGEVTGFQASDFVYEHNDKRKIPKATLTEQQARQKLNSDFEENYVRKSLIENDYSKEVLCYEFGGKINGSRYRIYINANTGIEEAVEEIKPVNATS
- the cmk gene encoding (d)CMP kinase, encoding MASQNTSENGKMNVAIDGPAGAGKSTVARLVAEALAYVYVDTGAMYRAVTLHMLRKDIAPEEVTQVLQEAQKLVIDLQPDPDGQKVFCNGEEVTSEIRSREVTGIVSRYAQIEGLRTQLVDTQRQMALRKGVVMDGRDIGTTVLPDAEVKIFMTASVEERALRRFKELDPSEGLTLQQLERDIATRDRLDENREISPLRCAEDAIVLDTTQMNIHEVVDKIVSYCTMVRGEIGL
- a CDS encoding flagellar brake protein, whose product is MFPKINEILYIQIASADEKEEHKEYKSRIADMDESSFLIEVPMQQGSSRLKRLFFGEELSISYITEDGVRHYFNTFVTGFEEDVVRLVRIRKPLSSDISKIQRRSFLRVHANLELAIQSEDLTRAVGLTEDIGGGGLSIYGEAGFSIAEGQKLKCWLLVPYRNSIIEHVNFEAEVVRIKTLETGRQLCMLKFVQISDSERQKIIKFCFERQLDYRTK